A window of Cellulomonas fimi contains these coding sequences:
- a CDS encoding alpha-amylase family protein produces the protein MSWVEHCIWWHVYPLGFTAAPIRTEHDAAHRLRHLEAWLDYAVDLGASGLLLGPVFASETHGYDTLDHFRIDPRLGDDEDVDHLVAACRDRGLRVVLDGVFNHVGAGHPWVREVLEGGPDGPLADVLRVDWSAPGGPRLGDFEGHGSLVALNHGSPRVVDLVARVMTTWLDRGIDGWRLDAAYAVPTEFWAQVLPRVRASHPDAWFVGEVIHGDYAAIAQAATFDSVTQYELWKAIWSSLVDGNFYELDWALQRHAEILGSVLTSTFVGNHDVSRIASTVGPEGAVLALVVLMTVGGVPSVYYGDEQGYTGVKEERLGGDDDVRPSMPASPSDLAAWGADTFRRHQELIGLRRRHPWLVRATTTATSLTNTRYAYTARAGDEALHVELDVTAGHRAVVRDDAGTVLFEYRA, from the coding sequence ATGAGCTGGGTCGAGCACTGCATCTGGTGGCACGTCTACCCGTTGGGGTTCACGGCGGCGCCGATCCGGACGGAGCACGACGCGGCGCACCGTCTGCGCCACCTGGAGGCGTGGCTCGACTACGCGGTCGACCTGGGCGCGTCGGGGCTCCTGCTCGGGCCGGTGTTCGCGTCGGAGACGCACGGCTACGACACGCTCGACCACTTCCGGATCGACCCGCGCCTGGGGGACGACGAGGACGTCGACCACCTCGTCGCCGCGTGTCGTGACCGCGGGCTGCGCGTCGTCCTCGACGGGGTGTTCAACCACGTCGGTGCGGGTCATCCGTGGGTCCGTGAGGTGCTGGAGGGCGGGCCCGACGGCCCGCTCGCGGACGTGCTCCGCGTCGACTGGTCCGCGCCGGGCGGTCCGCGGCTCGGCGACTTCGAGGGGCACGGCTCGCTGGTCGCGCTGAACCACGGGTCGCCGCGGGTGGTCGACCTGGTCGCGCGCGTGATGACGACGTGGCTCGACCGCGGCATCGACGGCTGGCGGCTCGACGCGGCCTACGCGGTCCCGACCGAGTTCTGGGCGCAGGTCCTGCCGCGGGTGCGCGCGTCGCACCCCGACGCGTGGTTCGTCGGCGAGGTCATCCACGGCGACTACGCCGCGATCGCGCAGGCGGCGACGTTCGACTCGGTGACGCAGTACGAGCTGTGGAAGGCGATCTGGAGCAGCCTCGTCGACGGCAACTTCTACGAGCTCGACTGGGCGCTGCAACGGCACGCCGAGATCCTGGGCAGCGTCCTGACCAGCACGTTCGTCGGCAACCACGACGTCAGCCGGATCGCGTCGACCGTCGGGCCGGAGGGTGCCGTGCTGGCGCTCGTCGTCCTCATGACCGTCGGTGGCGTGCCGTCCGTCTACTACGGCGACGAGCAGGGGTACACCGGTGTCAAGGAAGAGCGGCTGGGCGGCGACGACGACGTGCGTCCGTCGATGCCCGCGTCGCCGAGCGACCTCGCGGCGTGGGGCGCCGACACGTTCCGCCGGCACCAGGAGCTCATCGGGCTGCGTCGTCGGCACCCGTGGCTGGTCCGGGCGACGACCACGGCGACGTCGCTGACCAACACGCGCTACGCCTACACGGCGCGGGCGGGCGACGAGGCGCTGCACGTCGAGCTCGACGTCACCGCCGGTCACCGCGCGGTCGTGCGCGACGACGCCGGGACGGTGCTGTTCGAGTACCGCGCCTGA
- a CDS encoding glycosyl hydrolase: MRARAVDRRALVAMIVVGALVAYLVQALFLPVPRAAAVSVGAGSYAEGTPSGGAVPTECNGTPVTNPRAHVTSSFPAGAIPTNDWWTSLLWRKFDCNAISENLVAHPLTFKAFTNGLGVSYPTTPSVSGTSTGVSEYHYSYAEDFRLGVAGLTSDGKVDTYSDWTVTELWSNGSSSLRTTFGHGLPFVYATKTGGNATLTTTGTPTVWSNTNAALGFTVNGHDYAAFAPSGSTWNISGTSISSSLNGKDFFSVAVLPTASGSSTSDKVAALNAYATYAHNHVTGTKVSWSYNESTARMTATYAFTTTAKQGSATGTVYALYPHQRDQLSGVTPSSYAYVSPRGPMRVVIGSSQFQTIAAFNGVLPQLAATGFTPGSADATQLNGYVDQVAATDPFAGFGEDTYWTGKAFGRAAQVIQIAHLTGNTTARDKLLASVKTRLTDWMTASSGETQRAFWYNPSWGTLIGYPASYGSDTDLNDHHFHYGYYVVAAANVAQFDPSWAADAAYGGMVNTVIKDAANWDRSDTRFPFLRDFDIYAGHDWASGHGAFGAGNNQESSSEGMNFASGLIQWGQATGNKTVRDLGIYLYTTQASAIENYWFDTDDEAFPASFGHSTVGMVWGDGGAYATWFSAEPEMIQGINLLPSTAGHLYLGYNPSYIGRNLTELERNNGGKATVWKDIIWEFQALADAPTALSEFRSQASSYTVEEGESRAHTFYWLKNLSVLGTVDRSVTANTPLHAVFVKNGTRTYQAANMGSSAITVTFSNGVTLSVPARSVASTTGGSTGGDTTAPSTPSGLSASGTTSSSTTLSWSASTDNVGVTGYEVLRNGTVVGSTSGTTYTASGLSAGTAYTFAVRAYDAAGNRSSSSSSVNVTTPSGTGSDTTAPSTPSGLSASGTTSSSTTLSWSASTDNVGVTGYEVLRNGTVVGSTSGTTYTASGLSASTAYTFAVRAYDAAGNRSATSGSVSVTTSAGTGTGVDATSRIQAEAFNGQSGTATEATSDTDGGLNVAWIGNGDHLRFDNVRFGTTARTQFSARVASGAAAGVSGLVVVRLDSLTAQPVGSFAIGSTGGWQTWRTVPTNIAGVTGTHTVYLTFESGQPADFVNVNWFTFQ; encoded by the coding sequence GTGAGGGCGCGAGCCGTCGACCGGCGCGCCCTCGTGGCGATGATCGTGGTCGGCGCCCTCGTGGCGTACCTCGTCCAGGCGCTGTTCCTGCCCGTGCCGCGCGCCGCTGCCGTGAGCGTCGGCGCAGGCAGCTACGCGGAGGGGACGCCCAGCGGCGGCGCGGTGCCGACGGAGTGCAACGGCACGCCGGTCACCAACCCGCGCGCGCACGTCACGTCGAGCTTCCCGGCGGGGGCGATCCCGACGAACGACTGGTGGACGTCGCTGCTGTGGCGCAAGTTCGACTGCAACGCGATCTCCGAGAACCTCGTCGCGCACCCGCTGACGTTCAAGGCGTTCACGAACGGCCTGGGCGTGAGCTACCCGACGACGCCGAGCGTCTCCGGCACGTCGACGGGCGTGAGCGAGTACCACTACTCGTACGCCGAGGACTTCCGGCTCGGCGTCGCGGGTCTGACGTCGGACGGCAAGGTCGACACGTACTCCGACTGGACCGTCACCGAGCTGTGGAGCAACGGCTCGAGCAGCCTGCGCACGACGTTCGGGCACGGCCTGCCGTTCGTCTACGCGACGAAGACCGGCGGCAACGCGACCCTGACGACGACGGGCACCCCCACGGTGTGGAGCAACACCAACGCGGCGCTCGGCTTCACGGTCAACGGCCACGACTACGCGGCGTTCGCCCCCTCCGGTTCCACGTGGAACATCTCGGGGACGTCGATCAGCTCGTCGCTGAACGGCAAGGACTTCTTCTCGGTCGCGGTCCTCCCGACGGCGTCGGGGAGCAGCACGTCCGACAAGGTCGCCGCGCTCAACGCGTACGCGACGTACGCGCACAACCACGTGACCGGCACCAAGGTGTCGTGGTCGTACAACGAGTCGACCGCGCGCATGACGGCGACGTACGCGTTCACCACGACCGCCAAGCAGGGGTCGGCCACCGGCACGGTCTACGCGCTCTACCCGCACCAGCGCGACCAGCTCTCGGGCGTCACGCCGAGCAGCTACGCGTACGTCTCGCCGCGCGGCCCGATGCGCGTCGTCATCGGCTCGTCGCAGTTCCAGACGATCGCCGCGTTCAACGGTGTGCTCCCGCAGCTCGCGGCCACCGGCTTCACGCCCGGGTCCGCCGACGCGACGCAGCTCAACGGCTACGTCGACCAGGTCGCCGCGACCGACCCGTTCGCGGGCTTCGGCGAGGACACCTACTGGACGGGCAAGGCCTTCGGCCGGGCCGCGCAGGTCATCCAGATCGCGCACCTCACGGGCAACACCACCGCGCGCGACAAGCTGCTCGCCTCGGTCAAGACCCGCCTCACCGACTGGATGACCGCGTCCTCCGGCGAGACGCAGCGGGCGTTCTGGTACAACCCGTCGTGGGGCACGCTCATCGGCTACCCCGCGTCCTACGGCTCGGACACCGACCTCAACGACCACCACTTCCACTACGGCTACTACGTCGTCGCGGCCGCGAACGTCGCGCAGTTCGACCCGTCGTGGGCCGCGGACGCCGCGTACGGCGGCATGGTCAACACCGTCATCAAGGACGCCGCGAACTGGGACCGCAGCGACACCCGGTTCCCGTTCCTGCGCGACTTCGACATCTACGCCGGCCACGACTGGGCCTCCGGGCACGGCGCGTTCGGCGCGGGCAACAACCAGGAGTCGTCGTCCGAGGGCATGAACTTCGCCAGCGGGCTCATCCAATGGGGCCAGGCGACGGGCAACAAGACCGTCCGTGACCTCGGCATCTACCTCTACACGACGCAGGCGTCGGCCATCGAGAACTACTGGTTCGACACCGACGACGAGGCGTTCCCGGCCTCCTTCGGGCACTCCACGGTCGGCATGGTGTGGGGCGACGGCGGCGCGTACGCGACGTGGTTCTCCGCCGAGCCCGAGATGATCCAGGGCATCAACCTGCTGCCCAGCACCGCGGGTCACCTCTACCTGGGCTACAACCCGTCGTACATCGGCCGCAACCTCACCGAGCTCGAACGCAACAACGGCGGCAAGGCGACGGTGTGGAAGGACATCATCTGGGAGTTCCAGGCCCTCGCCGACGCTCCCACGGCGCTGTCCGAGTTCCGGTCGCAGGCGAGCTCGTACACCGTCGAGGAGGGCGAGTCCCGGGCGCACACGTTCTACTGGCTGAAGAACCTGTCCGTGCTCGGCACCGTCGACCGGTCCGTCACGGCGAACACCCCGCTGCACGCGGTCTTCGTCAAGAACGGCACGCGCACCTACCAGGCCGCCAACATGGGCAGCTCCGCGATCACCGTGACGTTCTCCAACGGGGTCACGCTGTCCGTGCCGGCGCGGTCCGTCGCGTCGACGACGGGCGGCTCGACCGGCGGCGACACCACGGCGCCCTCGACGCCGTCGGGGCTGTCCGCGTCCGGCACGACGTCGTCGTCGACCACGCTGTCGTGGTCCGCGTCGACCGACAACGTCGGGGTGACCGGCTACGAGGTGCTGCGCAACGGCACGGTCGTCGGCTCGACGTCCGGCACGACGTACACCGCCTCCGGGCTGTCCGCCGGCACCGCCTACACGTTCGCCGTCCGGGCGTACGACGCGGCCGGCAACCGGTCGTCGTCGAGCAGCTCGGTGAACGTGACGACGCCGTCCGGCACGGGCAGCGACACGACGGCGCCCTCGACCCCGTCCGGGCTGTCCGCGTCCGGCACGACGTCGTCGTCGACCACGCTGTCGTGGTCCGCGTCGACCGACAACGTCGGGGTGACCGGCTACGAGGTGCTGCGCAACGGCACGGTCGTCGGCTCGACGTCCGGCACGACGTACACCGCGTCCGGCCTGTCCGCGTCCACGGCGTACACGTTCGCGGTCCGGGCCTACGACGCCGCCGGCAACCGGTCCGCCACCAGCGGCTCGGTGTCCGTCACGACGTCGGCCGGCACGGGCACGGGCGTCGACGCGACGTCGCGCATCCAGGCCGAGGCCTTCAACGGCCAGTCCGGCACCGCGACCGAGGCGACGTCCGACACGGACGGCGGGCTCAACGTCGCCTGGATCGGCAACGGCGACCACCTGCGGTTCGACAACGTCCGCTTCGGCACCACGGCCCGCACGCAGTTCAGCGCGCGCGTCGCGTCCGGTGCGGCGGCCGGGGTCAGCGGGCTCGTGGTCGTCCGGCTCGACAGCCTCACCGCGCAGCCCGTCGGCTCGTTCGCGATCGGGAGCACGGGCGGCTGGCAGACGTGGCGGACGGTCCCGACCAACATCGCGGGCGTGACCGGCACCCACACGGTCTACCTGACGTTCGAGTCCGGTCAGCCGGCCGACTTCGTCAACGTCAACTGGTTCACGTTCCAGTAG
- a CDS encoding LacI family DNA-binding transcriptional regulator, translating to MTSADVARESGVSRTTVSYVLNAKDGVVITDATRQRVLDAAARLGYTPSAAARTLRSGRSDLVLVVLPDWTVGPVIDTLIDHLTTTLADHGLSVLVHSGRGKGSLADLWRAVTPCAVLGLAPFADEDTYAMRRAGIPVVGTALDEDPHPEIFSVPQTNIGALQVDHLVERGHRSLAYAAPADDRLAAFADRRLAGVRAACEDHGLPAPRVAAVGLDVESATAAVRAWRSGDEPVTAVAAYNDEVALAVLAGLRAEGLRVPDDVAVIGVDDIPTAKLAAPPLTTIWQAIDAQASYLAASVLAALDPAVRPPSQTSDVFHVVAREST from the coding sequence GTGACCAGTGCCGACGTGGCCCGGGAGAGCGGTGTCTCGCGCACCACGGTGAGCTACGTGCTCAACGCCAAGGACGGCGTCGTCATCACCGACGCGACCCGGCAGCGCGTCCTCGACGCGGCCGCCCGCCTCGGTTACACCCCGTCCGCGGCGGCGCGGACGCTGCGCTCGGGACGCTCCGACCTCGTGCTCGTGGTCCTGCCCGACTGGACGGTCGGGCCGGTCATCGACACGCTCATCGACCACCTCACGACGACGCTCGCGGACCACGGGCTGTCGGTGCTGGTGCACAGCGGGCGCGGCAAGGGGTCGCTCGCCGACCTGTGGCGCGCGGTGACGCCGTGCGCGGTCCTGGGCCTCGCGCCGTTCGCCGACGAGGACACGTACGCCATGCGTCGGGCCGGTATCCCGGTCGTCGGCACGGCGCTCGACGAGGACCCGCACCCCGAGATCTTCTCCGTCCCGCAGACGAACATCGGCGCGCTCCAGGTGGACCACCTCGTCGAGCGCGGGCACCGGTCGCTGGCGTATGCGGCTCCCGCCGACGACCGGCTCGCGGCCTTCGCGGACCGACGGCTCGCGGGTGTGCGGGCGGCGTGCGAGGACCACGGCCTGCCGGCGCCGCGCGTCGCGGCGGTCGGCCTGGACGTCGAGTCGGCGACGGCCGCCGTCCGCGCGTGGCGGTCCGGCGACGAGCCGGTGACCGCGGTGGCCGCCTACAACGACGAGGTCGCGCTGGCGGTGCTCGCCGGGCTGCGCGCCGAGGGGCTGCGGGTGCCCGACGACGTCGCCGTGATCGGGGTCGACGACATCCCCACCGCGAAGCTCGCGGCGCCCCCGCTCACCACGATCTGGCAGGCCATCGACGCCCAGGCGTCCTACCTGGCCGCGTCCGTGCTGGCCGCGCTCGACCCGGCGGTCCGGCCACCGTCCCAGACGAGCGACGTCTTCCACGTCGTCGCGCGCGAGTCCACCTGA
- a CDS encoding AIM24 family protein — MISGIDTTIYDARTLPANDNVNAYSFSIDLNGEWFTSKGAMIAYYGNIDFSAVSAYASRAAWVAARFASPLYAQEWVVASGRGKLVIGDRGNDINSYDLGDGNLTIKQTNLLAFETGLELKQSIVPGFVTLIGTGKFLASSNGPVIFVEPPFRADPEALLGWADCPSPSHHYDYNWMAHSLVSGVQMMFGRESGEERQYDFTGKGTVLLQSSEVQRHDPALLRIVEAQTQMLDAHSAGQLGHKLVARSQQA; from the coding sequence ATGATCAGCGGGATCGACACGACGATCTACGACGCCCGGACCCTCCCGGCGAACGACAACGTCAACGCGTACTCGTTCTCGATCGACCTGAACGGCGAGTGGTTCACGTCGAAGGGCGCGATGATCGCGTACTACGGCAACATCGACTTCTCCGCCGTGAGCGCCTACGCCTCGCGCGCCGCGTGGGTCGCCGCCCGGTTCGCGTCGCCGCTGTACGCGCAGGAGTGGGTCGTCGCGAGCGGCCGCGGCAAGCTCGTCATCGGCGACCGCGGCAACGACATCAACTCGTACGACCTGGGCGACGGCAACCTCACGATCAAGCAGACCAACCTGCTCGCGTTCGAGACCGGCCTCGAGCTCAAGCAGTCGATCGTCCCGGGCTTCGTCACGCTCATCGGCACGGGCAAGTTCCTCGCGTCGTCGAACGGGCCCGTCATCTTCGTCGAGCCGCCGTTCCGCGCCGACCCCGAGGCGCTGCTCGGCTGGGCCGACTGCCCGTCGCCGAGCCACCACTACGACTACAACTGGATGGCGCACTCGCTCGTGTCGGGCGTGCAGATGATGTTCGGTCGCGAGTCCGGCGAGGAGCGCCAGTACGACTTCACCGGCAAGGGCACCGTGCTGCTGCAGTCGTCCGAGGTGCAGCGGCACGACCCCGCGCTGCTGCGGATCGTCGAGGCGCAGACGCAGATGCTCGACGCCCACTCCGCGGGGCAGCTCGGTCACAAGCTCGTCGCGCGCTCGCAGCAGGCCTGA
- a CDS encoding AIM24 family protein has protein sequence MAFEKVNSKVVRIPVTTQNPVLARRGAMLGYEGNVSFRPISGQGQGVGGFVGAAMSGESNPMMATEGNGSVLYGFRGLHVTVIDLSGDSLTVEADRLLAHDANLQTSVEFIGQGGIRSAVRGAMTGQGLFTTRISGHGSVALLSHGGTFPLPLNGEVVGVDPQAYVGHTGALNIDLKASVGLRDLVGRGSGEAFQLHVSGHGTVYVQASEEKF, from the coding sequence ATGGCGTTCGAGAAGGTCAACAGCAAGGTCGTCCGCATCCCCGTGACGACGCAGAACCCGGTGCTCGCGCGCCGCGGCGCGATGCTCGGGTACGAGGGGAACGTGTCGTTCCGGCCGATCAGCGGCCAGGGACAGGGCGTCGGCGGGTTCGTCGGCGCGGCGATGTCGGGCGAGTCGAACCCGATGATGGCGACCGAGGGCAACGGCTCCGTCCTGTACGGGTTCCGCGGCCTGCACGTGACGGTGATCGACCTCAGCGGCGACTCGCTCACGGTCGAGGCGGACCGGCTGCTCGCGCACGACGCGAACCTCCAGACCAGCGTCGAGTTCATCGGCCAGGGCGGCATCCGCTCCGCGGTCCGCGGCGCGATGACCGGGCAGGGCCTGTTCACCACCCGCATCTCGGGGCACGGGTCGGTCGCGCTGCTGTCGCACGGCGGCACGTTCCCGCTGCCGCTCAACGGCGAGGTCGTCGGCGTCGACCCGCAGGCGTACGTCGGCCACACGGGCGCGCTGAACATCGACCTCAAGGCCAGCGTCGGCCTGCGTGACCTCGTGGGCCGCGGGTCCGGCGAGGCGTTCCAGCTCCACGTGTCGGGTCACGGCACGGTCTACGTCCAGGCGTCCGAGGAGAAGTTCTGA
- a CDS encoding AIM24 family protein: protein MAVLTADKRVLHADLQGDSVRAASGSMVAYTGKVEFKSAGMGGGGGFRAALKQRVAGESISLMTCSGAGRVYLAQDAMDVTVVQLQNDRLTVESDHILAVTDGLQLDVQFAGLRGMTSGQGLATTTVTGTGQVAIMSEGPLIALAVTPGEPLVVDPDVYVAGTGQTQMSLVSGVSWRSVIGEDGGEPFSLRFEGNGTVYIQPAER from the coding sequence GTGGCCGTCCTCACCGCGGACAAGCGCGTCCTGCACGCCGACCTCCAGGGCGACTCCGTCCGGGCCGCGTCCGGCTCGATGGTCGCGTACACCGGCAAGGTCGAGTTCAAGTCGGCCGGCATGGGCGGCGGCGGCGGGTTCCGCGCCGCGCTCAAGCAGCGCGTCGCCGGCGAGTCGATCTCGCTCATGACGTGCAGCGGCGCGGGCCGCGTCTACCTCGCGCAGGACGCGATGGACGTGACCGTCGTGCAGCTGCAGAACGACCGGCTCACGGTCGAGTCCGACCACATCCTCGCCGTCACGGACGGCCTCCAGCTCGACGTGCAGTTCGCCGGTCTGCGCGGCATGACGTCCGGGCAGGGCCTCGCGACGACGACCGTCACCGGCACCGGCCAGGTCGCGATCATGTCCGAGGGCCCGCTCATCGCGCTGGCCGTCACGCCCGGCGAGCCGCTGGTCGTCGACCCCGACGTGTACGTCGCGGGCACCGGCCAGACGCAGATGAGCCTCGTGTCGGGCGTCTCCTGGCGGTCCGTCATCGGCGAGGACGGCGGCGAGCCGTTCTCCCTGCGGTTCGAGGGCAACGGCACCGTCTACATCCAGCCGGCCGAGCGCTGA
- a CDS encoding HSP90 family protein, whose amino-acid sequence MPDDGTIGTTTQSAFQVDLRGVVELLSHHLYSGPRVYVREVVQNAVDAVTVRGARDDRPALLLVPADVSADGRLHAMDSGVGLDEDDVRTFLATIGRSSKRDELGLARSDLLGRFGIGLLSCFMVTDAIEVVSRRGDRGDEPPVRWVGEADGTYRLQSWAADGQMDDERADWLAAGPGTCVALAPRRGSEHLLSSASVVELARHYGAYLPHRVVVRTPDGDVEVSDRTPPWRETDPERRRDACVRLAETELGGTPFHVLPIRVPEAGLDGVAVIAGQRSSSARHGRHRVHLKGMLLSDQVPDLVPEWAFFVRCAVDAELLRPTADREGLVEDDLLEHVRTSIGEQVRAWLVRLAATQPHRLREFLSLHDTAVKALALHDDELLRIVLPLLPFETNQGVTTLPELLATTDVVRVTQSIDDFRQVGAVLAAQGVAVVNGGYTFDLALVHRLVDVRPDAVVERVTPTDVEGHVRFVGEERAREVASALDEIRAVLDAVQVDVELRSYAPATLPALLVEDDAAHDRREVRAVAAEVDDAWGALLGAFDDGGSDRPRLLLNDANPTVRRVLALDDATLRGLAAETLYGRALLAAPRRLRPADSALLDRSFNALLDRAVATVTPAIETPATETPATDPEGTTR is encoded by the coding sequence GTGCCTGACGACGGGACCATCGGGACGACGACGCAGAGCGCCTTCCAGGTCGACCTGCGCGGCGTCGTCGAGCTGCTGAGCCACCACCTCTACTCCGGCCCGCGCGTGTACGTGCGCGAGGTCGTCCAGAACGCGGTCGACGCGGTGACGGTGCGCGGTGCGCGCGACGACCGGCCGGCGCTGCTGCTGGTCCCGGCCGACGTGTCCGCGGACGGCCGGCTGCACGCGATGGACTCCGGGGTCGGGCTCGACGAGGACGACGTGCGCACGTTCCTCGCGACGATCGGCCGGTCGAGCAAGCGCGACGAGCTGGGCCTGGCGCGGTCCGACCTTCTCGGGCGGTTCGGCATCGGCCTGCTGTCGTGCTTCATGGTCACGGACGCGATCGAGGTCGTGTCCCGCCGCGGCGACCGGGGCGACGAGCCGCCGGTGCGCTGGGTCGGCGAGGCGGACGGGACGTACCGGCTCCAGTCGTGGGCGGCCGACGGGCAGATGGACGACGAGCGCGCCGACTGGCTCGCCGCCGGGCCGGGCACGTGCGTCGCCCTCGCACCGCGGCGCGGCTCGGAGCACCTGCTGAGCAGCGCGAGCGTCGTCGAGCTGGCCCGGCACTACGGCGCGTACCTCCCGCACCGCGTGGTCGTCCGCACGCCCGACGGCGACGTCGAGGTGAGCGACCGGACCCCGCCGTGGCGCGAGACGGACCCCGAGCGGCGGCGTGACGCGTGCGTGCGGCTCGCGGAGACCGAGCTCGGCGGGACGCCGTTCCACGTGCTCCCGATCCGCGTGCCGGAGGCCGGGCTCGACGGCGTCGCCGTGATCGCCGGTCAGCGGTCGTCCAGCGCACGGCACGGGCGCCACCGCGTCCACCTCAAGGGCATGCTCCTGTCGGACCAGGTGCCGGACCTCGTGCCGGAGTGGGCGTTCTTCGTCCGGTGCGCGGTCGACGCGGAGCTGCTGCGTCCCACGGCGGACCGCGAGGGGCTCGTCGAGGACGACCTGCTGGAGCACGTCCGCACGTCGATCGGCGAGCAGGTGCGCGCGTGGCTCGTGCGGCTCGCGGCGACGCAGCCGCACCGGTTGCGCGAGTTCCTGTCGCTGCACGACACCGCGGTGAAGGCGCTCGCGCTGCACGACGACGAGCTGCTGCGCATCGTGCTGCCGCTGCTGCCGTTCGAGACGAACCAGGGCGTCACGACGCTGCCCGAGCTGCTGGCCACGACGGACGTCGTCCGCGTCACGCAGTCGATCGACGACTTCCGGCAGGTCGGGGCGGTGCTCGCCGCGCAAGGCGTGGCGGTCGTCAACGGCGGGTACACGTTCGACCTCGCGCTCGTGCACCGTCTGGTCGACGTCCGGCCGGACGCGGTCGTCGAGCGCGTGACGCCGACGGACGTCGAGGGCCACGTGCGGTTCGTCGGGGAGGAGCGCGCGCGCGAGGTCGCGTCGGCGCTCGACGAGATCCGGGCGGTGCTCGACGCCGTCCAGGTGGACGTCGAGCTGCGGTCGTACGCACCCGCGACGCTCCCCGCGCTGCTGGTCGAGGACGACGCCGCGCACGACCGCCGCGAGGTCCGGGCGGTGGCCGCGGAGGTCGACGACGCGTGGGGTGCGCTGCTCGGCGCGTTCGACGACGGTGGCAGCGACCGCCCGCGCCTGCTGCTCAACGACGCCAACCCGACGGTGCGGCGCGTCCTCGCGCTCGACGACGCGACGCTGCGCGGCCTGGCCGCCGAGACGCTGTACGGCCGCGCCCTCCTCGCCGCCCCGCGCCGTCTGCGCCCCGCCGACTCGGCCCTGCTCGACCGCTCGTTCAACGCCCTGCTCGACCGTGCGGTCGCGACGGTGACGCCCGCCATCGAGACCCCCGCCACCGAGACCCCCGCCACCGACCCCGAGGGGACGACCCGATGA